A single genomic interval of Anaerohalosphaeraceae bacterium harbors:
- a CDS encoding IS5 family transposase (programmed frameshift): MLKRKRRFRYPGRKPISDRAALTGILFVLKTGIGWESLPQEMGCGSGMTCWRRQRDWQKAGVWDKIHQILLAQLRKVDQIDFSRAIVDSSSVCAGFGGQKTGPNPTDRRKAGSKHHLIPDANGIPLAHKLTEANRHDVTQTLPLVHAIPAIGGKPGRPQKRPEALQEDRAYHSQTLRESLRKLGIVPLLAKRYTEHGSGLGKTRWVIERYLSWLHQFKRLRQRYERRSDIHDAFLRLSCALICFNVLQNSFC; the protein is encoded by the exons ATTCTCAAACGCAAACGCCGATTCCGGTATCCCGGACGCAAGCCCATTTCCGACCGGGCGGCTCTGACGGGCATCCTCTTTGTCCTCAAAACCGGGATTGGCTGGGAGTCCTTGCCGCAGGAAATGGGGTGCGGCAGCGGGATGACCTGCTGGAGGAGACAGCGGGATTGGCAGAAAGCCGGCGTATGGGACAAGATCCACCAGATTCTTCTGGCCCAGTTACGCAAGGTCGACCAGATCGATTTTTCCAGAGCGATTGTCGATTCGTCCTCCGTCTGCGCCG GTTTTGGGGGTCAAAAAACCGGCCCGAACCCCACAGACAGGCGGAAAGCGGGCTCCAAGCACCACTTGATTCCCGATGCAAACGGGATCCCTCTGGCCCATAAACTCACGGAAGCCAATCGGCACGATGTCACCCAGACCTTGCCGCTGGTCCATGCCATCCCCGCCATCGGCGGCAAACCAGGCCGCCCCCAAAAGCGGCCGGAAGCCCTTCAGGAAGACCGTGCTTACCATAGCCAAACGCTGCGAGAATCCTTGCGAAAACTGGGCATCGTCCCGCTGCTGGCAAAACGCTATACCGAACACGGCAGCGGATTGGGCAAAACACGCTGGGTGATAGAACGATACTTGTCCTGGCTTCACCAGTTCAAACGCCTCCGGCAACGGTATGAACGCCGAAGCGATATTCATGACGCGTTTCTGAGATTAAGTTGTGCTCTCATCTGTTTCAATGTATTACAAAACTCTTTTTGTTAG